One Pseudomonadota bacterium DNA segment encodes these proteins:
- a CDS encoding aminotransferase class I/II-fold pyridoxal phosphate-dependent enzyme: MNIPIINLKAQYAKVKSDILHNLKEILSEQRLILGKYCDQLENTISNYVGVPYAISCANGTDALILSLMALGIKDGDEVITTPYTFFATASSIVLTGAKPVFVDIEKEDMNIDPELIEGAITPKTK; this comes from the coding sequence ATGAATATACCCATAATAAATCTCAAGGCTCAATACGCAAAGGTAAAAAGTGACATATTGCATAATTTGAAGGAAATACTATCAGAACAGAGGCTGATTCTCGGGAAATATTGCGACCAGCTGGAAAATACCATTTCAAACTATGTTGGTGTCCCCTATGCGATATCATGTGCAAACGGAACAGATGCGCTTATCCTTTCTCTCATGGCCTTAGGCATTAAGGACGGTGATGAGGTAATCACAACACCTTATACATTCTTTGCTACTGCAAGCTCTATTGTACTTACAGGGGCGAAACCGGTATTCGTTGATATCGAAAAAGAGGACATGAACATAGACCCCGAACTGATAGAGGGTGCCATTACGCCAAAGACAAAGG
- a CDS encoding MFS transporter, which yields MERFQNIKGKAFLFLMLLWFLWFMNFSVRTIFSPLMPLIEDEFVISHARASSLFGLTSFGYGISLILSGLFSGSFGYKRSIVVSMVVSSCVLFLVPHIKVFSLLSLVAFVLGMCTGIYLPSIIPLITEYYEEKSWGKAIAIHDTAASLSIFSAPFIAFFFLKFLQWREIFNAFGVVFIICIVVFSLKCREVKVKKVSGDSIRSLLGRKSLWLMGIIWIFMAGANLGLYFVIPLYLNKELFLDIAYVNKIFGMSRLGGVFVALMAGFIVDRFSLKKITFFFVLISGILTLLITLRDVRFIEVFLFLQASVAMGFFPVGLVSISRVFEKEHRSMATGLIVTLATIFGMGITPCLLGLSGDFLSFRFGIFLFGLLVILSSGTTYFLKELD from the coding sequence ATGGAGCGCTTTCAAAACATCAAAGGGAAGGCCTTTTTGTTTCTTATGTTGCTCTGGTTCTTATGGTTTATGAACTTTAGTGTAAGGACGATTTTTTCTCCCCTCATGCCACTCATTGAAGATGAGTTTGTTATAAGCCATGCGAGGGCAAGCAGCCTTTTTGGACTTACCTCTTTTGGTTATGGGATTTCTCTAATTCTTTCGGGGTTGTTCTCAGGATCGTTTGGTTACAAGAGATCGATAGTGGTATCAATGGTTGTCTCATCCTGTGTGCTTTTTTTAGTCCCCCATATAAAGGTGTTTTCTCTGCTATCACTTGTTGCTTTTGTGCTGGGTATGTGTACCGGCATTTATTTACCTTCTATTATCCCTCTTATAACAGAGTACTACGAAGAAAAATCGTGGGGTAAGGCTATTGCTATCCACGATACCGCAGCATCTTTAAGCATATTCAGTGCACCATTTATAGCCTTCTTCTTCCTGAAGTTTTTGCAATGGAGGGAAATTTTTAATGCCTTTGGTGTTGTTTTCATAATCTGTATTGTTGTATTTTCACTCAAATGCAGGGAGGTAAAAGTAAAGAAGGTAAGCGGTGATTCCATCAGAAGCCTTTTAGGAAGGAAGTCACTGTGGCTTATGGGGATAATCTGGATATTCATGGCAGGGGCAAATCTTGGTTTATATTTTGTGATTCCCTTATACCTTAACAAGGAGCTGTTCCTTGATATTGCATATGTAAATAAGATCTTTGGCATGTCAAGACTCGGAGGGGTTTTTGTTGCACTTATGGCAGGATTTATTGTTGATAGATTCAGCTTAAAGAAGATCACGTTCTTTTTTGTATTGATCTCCGGGATTCTTACACTCCTTATTACCCTCAGGGACGTGAGATTTATTGAGGTTTTTCTTTTCTTACAGGCAAGCGTTGCAATGGGTTTTTTCCCGGTTGGGCTTGTATCAATCTCAAGGGTGTTCGAAAAGGAACACCGGAGTATGGCAACCGGATTAATAGTGACACTTGCTACAATATTTGGTATGGGTATAACACCGTGTCTGCTCGGTCTATCAGGTGATTTTTTGAGTTTCAGATTCGGTATATTTTTATTTGGACTTTTGGTTATTCTATCGAGTGGAACCACGTATTTTTTAAAGGAACTCGATTAG